cttgttgttATGCCTTCCTTGTAGTGGGTGGTGGAGGTGTCGTCTTCTGTGGGTGTGAATAAGATCCCCCTTTTTGAAAGTTTCCTTTGTTTGACTTAGGTGAAAATTTGTTTTGTAGCATTGATGCTTCAAGTGTTAAATCCCTCTTGATGTTTTCTTGGAGAGATGTTGGATCGAAAGCCTTAACTAGGCCTTTAAGAGGTTTAGACAAATGCTCATCAATCATGACTCTGAATTTATTTTTGGAGACACTAGGTATCATTAGTGCAAACCTTTGAAAATCTGCCACTTGGTTGTCTATTTAATTGTTGTGCATCAACTGTGACAACTCTCTAAAGTGGATCTCATGATCTTTCCTATTGAATCTATCAATCAACCGTTGGCTAAACTCATCATATGTGGTGATATGGGTGACCTTGGGTGATGACGCCATAGTACCACCATTCATGAGCTATTTCTTCTAGGTGAAGGGTAGCAAATGTGATGGCCTCTTTCTCATACATTGAACTTAAAGAAAAGTGAGTATTTAACTTCTGGGTCCAAGCATGGGTTGAACACTTGTTGGATCCATCAAATGAAGCAACTATGAGCTTTTTTAACTAGTGCTAGAGATCCCTATTAGTCTGGTTCTGATTTGGTCTCTTCTCATTCTTAGGCCTTTTCTTTTACTTTAGAGTGCGGAAATCCATAAAAGAGATGCTAGCATGAAAATGATCACCATGCGCTCTATACTTAGCATAGAGAGCTACCCAATTATCATCCTATTGATATATGGACCTTCTAGCTGCTCCATCTTGGTTTGCAAAAACGTAACTTTAGGTAGCCTAGAACCATAGGCTACCCCATGTGTCCAATTCATTTTAGGTTCTGGAATATTTCTTCAAAGAAACTCTTCAGCTAACTGACATATCTCATGGTTTTTCTGAATTCTCTTCTTTCTTGATCTCCTTCATCCATTTCTCCTTCTTGGACTAGATCTTGTACTTGATAAAGGGTTTGcaccaatttttttgcatcaattaTTTTATTGTTAATTAGTGTTTAAAAACACTGTTTTAATGGGCAAAATAAACCCTTATGCAGCTGGGATGGAAGGGACGTGACATACATCTCTGATACTACTTCCTTTAGAGGGGAAAGGCACTTCATTACTAGGTAATAGACTAAATTATTTTCCTGGTAATTAACTGAAGAGTTGTGAGAAAAATAGCATTGCCTTGGAAATAGAGGTGTTTCATGATCAATACTATATTGCTGGAACATGTTTATATATTGAATGAAAGCTAGATATCTTCAAGCTTATGCCAATTGAAGACCAATTCTGAAAGTTACGAACTCATCTTAAAGAAAATATATTCTTTTAAAAGGATTCATATATATTAAGTTCAACAAAGgaatttttttatcaagatcaaGCAATGTGGTTGTGCCTTTTAGAACGTAGAGGTTCACTGTAAGAGTTTATGTCCATAGAGAATTGTTTACAAAGTTGTATGAATAAATGCATAGATTTTCATATCCTGTCAAAGAAATTTCATACTACCATGGCTAATTCAAGTAGTATTGTTTACCTCTTGACAGCTGCAAGATTAAGGGAGATTTTGGATAGTGCAGGATTGGCCCATGAAAACCTCTCTCCAAGTGCTGCAACATCTTCCCAGATGCTTGCAAGTGTTTCAAACCTGTTGAATATCAAAGACACTGAAATGAGCAGGTAAGTGTTGTAGATACTTGCATATGCTCAGGATTATTTATGTTTCTCTTACTGTCAAGTTTTGGGGAAAAAATTGTAGTTTTCTTGTTGCAATGGGAGACATTTCTTTGAGAAAAACTGATGTGGAAGAAAAGAGGGCCAAGGCACAAAAGGAATCAAGGATTCTTCTTGAGAATACTCGTAAGGCAATAGCTAGGTTGACTTACTTAAAGAGGTATTGACTACATAACTCTGCTTCAATTTATATTTCAGAAGCTGTGTGAAAATGCCATGAAAATCTTTTCTCTGTTTTGATTTGAACCCTATAACTATATTGTGTTGTATTTATTTATACTGACAACAATAAGACCACCTTCAAACCCACAGCTAGGACATTTGGCTTTCTGCTTGTTTTTGAGTGGTTGGAAAATGAAATTGATTTGGGGCTAAATCACATGACTGTTCTTTAAGAACACTTGCACAGTTGGAAGAAGAAATAGCCAGCCGTGAGGGTCCAATGATGCAGTGGCAGACAAATTTGAAGATAATGGTTTCAAAAGAGCGCCAATACTTACAACAACTGTCAAACTACAAGGTAGGAAAAAGTATGACAGTATTTCATTTTCTAAAACAATTTATTGAATGAAAGGTCAGCTATAAGGTAGGAAAAATTTGGACATTTCGTTTTCTTAAACAATTTATTGAATTAAAAGGTCACTGCTATATACAAGTAAAATTCAGGCATTTATTATTTATTGTGGGTAAATAGCAAAAGGGACATCTTAAACCTTCACAGATTCGTCTCCTCTTAGTGAAAACCTGAACTTCCATAGTTAATAGTAGATATCATTGCTGTATGTCCATTATTTTAGCTAAGCTGTCATCAAGAAATCGTTAATCAATTTGAAATGATTTCTTTGTTTCCTAAGCAGGCATTGCTGAACCGAGTTGGATATACTCCAGAAATCAGTCATGGTGTGTTAATGGAAATGGTTGAACATCGGAATGAACTAGAGAGAAAGACTAAACCCATTTTGGATACCTTAAGAAGTTACCAAGATTTGCCACCTGTAAGTCTCATATTCCTCCTTCCTATGTACCACATCTCTGATAATATCTTCAGCATGGAATACTATTGGCAGTATTTAGAACAATATGTTATTATTATTGGACAGGACAAAGCACTTGCTGCTTTAGCCATTGAGGACAAGAGGAGAGAATATGCAGCAGCAGAAAAGTACCTTGAGGAGGCGTTGCATTCTGCTCTGAATACTCCAAATGAATAAGTGGGTGATTATAAGATTGGATGATTACAAGTTGACAGTTTCCAAATGTGATTAGTATATGATATATGTGTATATGCAAGATTCTCTTGCCCTGATCAAAGGATAGACTTTTGCAAGCAAAAGTATTGTTCAAATTGATGCTACTTCAAATATATATTTTGTCTTTGTCTGCAATCCATTTCTTCATTTGTCCTCTTCCTGATGATGGATTGTTGAGTGCAATCCGAAACATTGATTAAAAAATATACACAGTTTTTTCCAGAAACTCGTGCACATAACTTCATGGACTGTGGAAAGCTCATGTCTTCCATATATTGTTTTATATTGTTGTACTCTAATGATATTTCAGATTTAGTTTTTAGTTCATTctgatatttttaaaaatatctgCCTATTGAATTGTGTTTTCCTGGATCACAAGGATAAATCAATCATAATTTTCAATTCTGTATTCATATGATACAATATTGTCATATATCTAGTTCAGAAGTTATTACAAATCAAATAGGAATGTGAATACCCTTGTTGATTTTCTCTACAATTCAAATGTCGATTTATTTGGCCTAAAGGATAGTTTGTCTGCTTAGAAGGTCCAGCTATACAAGGGTTTGTACGGCTTCATTAGTGGTAGGTTATATGTTGTta
This genomic stretch from Cryptomeria japonica chromosome 8, Sugi_1.0, whole genome shotgun sequence harbors:
- the LOC131052002 gene encoding AUGMIN subunit 1 isoform X1, which produces MGDLITALEPSGGEGKLSFDTVHIADVKAWLNSVFDAAGREVPEFEYTPRTVAHLHAVATVSQARTQAAAILASDLRQKAQEYRSQAARLREILDSAGLAHENLSPSAATSSQMLASVSNLLNIKDTEMSSFLVAMGDISLRKTDVEEKRAKAQKESRILLENTRKAIARLTYLKRTLAQLEEEIASREGPMMQWQTNLKIMVSKERQYLQQLSNYKALLNRVGYTPEISHGVLMEMVEHRNELERKTKPILDTLRSYQDLPPDKALAALAIEDKRREYAAAEKYLEEALHSALNTPNE
- the LOC131052002 gene encoding AUGMIN subunit 1 isoform X2 encodes the protein MLASVSNLLNIKDTEMSSFLVAMGDISLRKTDVEEKRAKAQKESRILLENTRKAIARLTYLKRTLAQLEEEIASREGPMMQWQTNLKIMVSKERQYLQQLSNYKALLNRVGYTPEISHGVLMEMVEHRNELERKTKPILDTLRSYQDLPPDKALAALAIEDKRREYAAAEKYLEEALHSALNTPNE